The genomic stretch TCTAAATCGTCACTCTTGTAGTTGATTGCTGCGTCAAAACCTAATTCGTTAACAATCCAATCGGCCTTTTCTTCACTGCCAACAACACCAATTACTTTCAGGCCATCTGCTTTTGCTAACTGGCCAACAATAGAGCCAACTGAACCAGCTGCGCCTGTGACAATAATGGTTTCACCTTTTTTAGGTTTACCCACATTAAATAGACCTTGAGTCGCGGTTAATCCAGGTAAAGCAAACACAGATAATATCGCTTCATCAGGTAATGGCGCTGTTACTTTATTCAGACCTTGCCCGTTGCTTAGGAAGTATTCCTGCCAACCCATCATGCCCATCATGCGATCGCCCACGTTAAAATCGGGGTGGTTACTTTCGACAATTTCACCGATGCCAGAACTACGCATTACATCACCTAAGCCTACTGGTGGAATGTAGCTGTTGGTATCAGGGCTCATCCAGCCAAACATAGCAGGATCTAGTGACATATGGCTTTGCTTCACTAAAAACTCGCCCTCGCCCACAGTCGGCATTGGCTTTTGCACTACTTCAAATAGATCTGCATTGATTGGACCGCCAGTTGGACGTTTAATAAGATTGATCGCTGTATATGTTGTCATGTGCTTGCTTCCTGTGAATGATAATGTCTAAAAGGTTAAGAATACTGTCTGAAAGATGAGTCGCATTGTCTGAAAGATAATTAACTATGAGCCATTATTGTCTTAATTTAAGGTAAGATATAGATACTAATTAGCGAATGTTTATTGTTATAAAGACAATAATGGCAATGAGAGTAAATGATGGACCAATTAAGAGCATTAAAGTATTTTGTAAAAGTGGTAGAACATGGCAGTTTTAGTAAAGCCGCTGAGTTATTTTCTGTTCCGCCTTCATCGCTGTCGCGCAGGGTCGCAGACCTAGAGAAAAGCCTCGGTGCTACGCTATTAAAACGTACCACCAGAGCGGTGAGCTTGACTGAAATCGGTCAAATCTATTATCAGCAAGTCAGTGAAGTACTGTCTTTACTAGCACACAGTGATGAGACAGTAAGAAACTATCAATCAACACCAATGGGCGTACTGAATATCAGCTCGATGGTGGGGTTTGGCGAACGCATATTATTACCGCTGTTAGACGAATTCAGAGAGTTATACCCGCAGATCACTTTGAATATAAGCCTGAGTGATGACTTATCGACATTAGGGCGTGATGAAGTAGATCTGGCTATTCGTGGTGGTTATGCACCCGATGAACGCGTATTGGCTATCAAGTTGATGGATAACAATTTCATCGCCGTCGCCGCACCCAGTTATTTAGCAACCTATGGTGTACCCGTTAATGCCATGGATTTAAAGCAACACAAAGGCTTGTATTTTAAAGCCCCAAACGGCCCTACCCCTTGGATCTGTGAAATCGATACTCAGTGGCAAGATGTTTCTGCAGAGCCGGTACTCATCAGTAACAATGGTAAATGGCTAGTAGAGAAAGCCGTCGAGGGATTAGGTATTTTGCTGATGCCTCGCTGGGCATTAAAACCGTATATTGAATCGGGTGAACTGACTGAGCTTACGATCATGCCAAGCATTAAGATCACGCAGCAGGCTAATTTAGGCGTGTTTTTGTTGTATCAGAAACAGCGCTATCAAGTGCCTAAGATAAAGGCTGCGGTTGATTTTTTGGTTGAGAGAGTGCAAGGGGTTTATTAGGGGGCTAAATTGGGCATTAATGTTTCAGCTAAGTAAGCCTGAAACATTTATTTTATTAAATCTTGGTTTATTTACCTATCTCATTAAACCCATATACATCAAAACCTCTTATTGTTGCGGGTCTTGCGCTACAGCGTTTTACCCAAGACATAACATGTGTAAATGATTCAAGCTCAAGCTGTTCCGATGCTTTATAAAACATATCCAGCCACATTACCCACGGGAAAATAGCGATATCAGCGATACTGTATTCATCAGCAACAATGTAAGTACGGTCTTGCAGTCTTTCATCTAAAATAGTTAACAGACGTTTGGTTTCAGTCTCAAACCTTGCTTCAGGATAAGGATGGTCACAATTGGCTTTACCGTAAGTATGGAAATGACCAAACGCGCCAAACATTGGCCCGACAGCACTTGCCTGAAAGAAAAGCCACTGCATCACTTCGCACCTTGCTGTTGGGTTCTGTGGTATGAGCTTTCCTGATTTCTCAGCAAGGTAAATTAAAATGGCACCCGACTCCATGATCGGAATAGCTTGCCCACACGGCCCATCAGTATCAATGATTGCAGGGATCTTACCGTTAGGGTTTATCTTGAGAAAGTCCTCACTAAACTGCTCACCTTTTAAAATATCAACAGAGTGAGCATCATAACTCATGCCCATTTCTTCCAGCGCAATTGAAATTTTAATACCATTAGGCGAACCCAACGAATAAAGTTGTATATTTGACATCTTAACCTTCCCTTTCAACTTAATTATTTCTTAGTCTATTGCCAGTGATCGCTTCACTAGATAAGTTGCAGCATTGTATATAACACCAATATTTCTTAGAATACCCATTCAATGTGAATCAGTATTGCGTTTGGCGCAAAGGTCTTGGTATGTTAGGTTTAATCCGTGTATTTATACAAACAGTCGACTCTGGCAGTTTTACTAAAGCTGGCGCAGTACTTAGCATGGCACCGTCTTCCATTGCCCGTAACATTGATAATTTAGAAAGTGAACTTGGCGTGACACTGTTCAAACGTAGCACACGTCAGTTGTTACTGACTGCGGATGGACAGCAGTTTTTAGAAGGCGCTATAAAGCTTTTAGCTGAAGCTGACGGACTAATGGCATCAATGCACCAGATGAACGTAGAGCCAGAAGGTGTGCTCAGGATCTCTGTATTTGAAAGCTTTGGCAGACAGTTTATATCCCCGCTCCTACCTGAATTTTTACAGCGTTATCCAAAAGTTAAAATTGAAATCAATTTAGACAACCAACTTATTGATTTAAATAGTGAGAATGTAGACATAGGCATACGTATTGGCATACCTGCTGATTCTGGTTTACATGCTAGAAAGCTATTGCAGAATCACACTCAAGTCTGCGCTTCACCCGACTACCTCGCTAAAAATGGCACACCCAACAAACCTGAAGACCTTATCGATCACAATTGCCTTCTTCTCGATACCGACAGGCAAAGAACTTACTGGTATTTTAAGAAGAATAAACAGAATTTAAAAATCCCAGTGCGAGGTAATTTAAGCTCTAAAGGGGGAACACCTTTACTTGAGGCTGCTGTATACGGTGGTGGTATTGTGCAAATGTCTAGCTGGATGATGACGAGCCTCATCAAGGACGGTAAGGTTGTTGTATGCTTACCTGATTGGCAGCCCTCTTTACAAGAAGGTTCAAGTGGCGACATTTATGCGGTTTACCATGGTAGTAAGTATCCTAGGCCTGCGCTACGTGCCTTTATCGATTTCTTAGTTGATAAAATACAAGCCGAAAGAATGTAGTGCACCAATGATTTAAGTATCTTGTTGGCAAGCGCTTGCAAGATTTGCTTAATAACAAATACAGAACTATAACTAAGGAAGAGTGAAAATATACGAAGGGTGTTCGATAAGAAATTGATTTGATATTAATTAAATATTGATTTGGAAAAGCAGAACGCCAGAAACGCGAAAAGCACAACACTTTTGAAGGATACCCTACAAGCCTCACTCCGGCACTTGAGTTCTCTGCTGCGGTTGCTTCCTTCCGGACCTGGCCGAGTTCACAGAGTATCAATGCGGAGGGACCCATAAGGCACCCATCAAATGTGTTGTGCTTGACAACGAGTGAATTATTAACTATTCACCGATTCTTTGCAACCGTTTATAGCAGTTTTATTCACTATAAACATCGTTTGCACACTATCCAACCAAGTCGATCAATTACAACGCAATTAAATAGCTTGCCTACTTAAGTACTGTGAAGTAAACATAGTCGCTGGTACTGGTTTACCATACAGATAGCCCTGACCAAAATCACAACCTTCATCAACAATAAACTCATGTTGAGCAGACGTTTCTACACCTTCAGCCACGACGAGAAGATTGAGTTTCTTCGCCATTGCGATAATCGCGCGTGCTAATTCTTTATCTTGCTCACATTCCATTGAATTCATAATGAAGCTGCGATCTATCTTTAAGGTGTCGAACGAATACTTCTGCAAATAACTTAACGACGAATAACCCGTACCAAAATCATCTAACGAGATACTCACACCCAGCCTTTGTAAACCAGCAAGAGACTTAGTCACCTTCTTCTCGTCTTGCAGCAATACACCTTCGGTGATCTCAAGCTCTAACGCAGTACCAGGTAACTGATAATACGCTAACAGTTGCGCCACCCGAGACACTAAATTGTCGTCACGCAGCTGCACAGGTGAAATATTCACGGCAATACAGAAATCATCACCAAAACTATGACGCCACTGCGCCGCTTGTTTCATTGCCGTACGTAGCACGAAATTACCTAATGCTAAGATTTGGCCATTCTGCTCGGCTAGATTAATAAAGCGATCAGGTGCGACAGCCCCTAATATTGGATTACGCCAGCGAATCAATGCCTCTGCACCTAATACCCGCTGCGTTTTAACACATATCATCGGCTGGTAATGTACTGACATTTCTTGTTTATCGAGCGCTTCGGCTAAATGCGATTCTAAATAATGACGCTCGCCAATAACAGCGCTCAGTTCATCAGTAAAAAAATTATAATGACAGCCAGTGTCTTTGTTCGCCGTCATTGCTGCTTCCGCTTTTTCAACCAAGGAGATCCCTCGGTCTGCTGCAGAATCGGCTAAGGCAATACCGAAACACAACTGCGTCGTGATAGTAAAGTCTCCTATCGTCAAGACTGATTCAAAAGCATGGGTTAAACGTGCAATTAAATCGATGACTTGCTCGACAACATTTTCATCACGCACTACAATGGCAAATGCATCACCCCAACAACGAGCGACTAAATACTCCGTCGTTAATTGCTGGTGAATACGTTGACTGACTTCCAGTAATACTTTATCCCCTATCGCATAACCATAACTGTTGTTAATAGATTTGAAATTGCGAATGCCAAGGTAAATGACTGCCAGCTCATTATCATCATCCACACTTTCCAGCATGTCATCCATCTGATTAACTAATGAAAGCTGATTTGCAATACCGGTAAGTGCGTCGTATTCTTGCTGATAAACAAGGGTTGATTCTAACGCTGAACGGCTATCTTGTTCGTGTAATAATGCTTGATTAGACAAGCTCAATGCCATTGATTTTTTAGACAGTAGCGCCTGTAATTTACGATTGGCGTGGAGCAATTCAGCTTTTTCGTAAAGAATAGTCAGATCAGCAATCATCGACTGCTGAAAACGCGTAATCAATAATTTGCACTGGGGCGTAAATTCACGGGCTTGAGCATCTAAAACACAGAGTGTGCCAAAGGCTTGATCATTTGGCCAAGTCAGAGGTAAACCGTAATACGCCATGATGTCAGCGTTAATATTTTCGTCTAAAGCCCAAGAAAAATCGAGCGCTGCGTCCTCGATAACGAGTTCAGTGCAGTTATAAATAACCTGGGCACAATAACAACTCAATTGCTTTGATTCTGACAATAACGGAGAGACCGCATTGGCAGCGTCGTTCGACGAAAATATTCGCACATCATTATGGTGAACGCGCATAATTAATGCTGCTGGTAAATTCATAATGCCAGCGATCAACTCTACAGTTTGTTGCCAACCACGGAACATAGATTCCGGGATCTCAATAACCTGAGTATTAATATTAAGCATATTACGTCTCTGTTAATTACACCGCACTACATGACACCCTGCTAAATTACGTCGTACTCAATTAAATAGTAACGTGATGTCGATGTCGCTATTCATCTGATGAATAAGGAAGATTCTGTATACTACAAGAAAACAAAGCCAACACCAAGTTAGATTTATAACAAGCAATAACAATTATCATTTAACTCAACTATTTGGACAAACTTGCGAACCATATTTGAACAGATGCCCGATTTAATTTGATACCGCTCACATTTATATTATTTGGCAAAGTATAATAATTAAGCGGCCACATAAATTTTGCCAGCTTATATTGTAAATAGTTATTCATTTCACACACAGATATATGCGACATCGCATCAATAACAGCAATAGGACGGTGACCAAACTCGGCATCTTCACGGGGAAATACCAACGCCTGATTAATTAACGGGTGCGACAGTAAAATACGCTCAATGTGTTCCGGGTGAATGTTTTCACCGCCAGAAATAAACATGTTGTCACTGCGCCCAAGAATGAATAATTCACTCCATGATTTATCAACTGATGTATCAACTAATGCCTCCGCACATTTTATCTCACCAAGATCGCCAGTAACCAACCAGCCATTATCATCAGTCATACTGCGTAATGTGCCACGATAGTAATAACCCATGCCCAAACTTGCACCACGCACCTTAATACTTTGACCGTCTATTTCTAACGCTCGATGAGCTAATAACAGACCAACACCCGCACTGTTATCTGCAGGTTTAGCGGTAACAGTAGAGGCCATTTCTGTCATGCCGTATCCAGACCAACAATCAATACCCAGTGATTTGGCTTTATCCGTTAACACCACAGGAATAACAGCGCCGCCTAATAAAATCCGTTTTAGGCGAATCGCGTGTTGATCTGTGCTTATATCGCGTTCATGAAGATAGCGCTTTAATTGCGTAGGCACTAAGGACGCATGCGTGACTGTTGATAACTGCTCTATGACATTGGATGTCGCTGGCAACGTCAATTGTCCACCAGCAAATAACCAGCGCCAGACAATAGCCAACCCTGAAACATGAAACAAGGGTAAGGATAATAACCAGTTATCTTGCGCGGTATAAGCAAAGGATTGCAATAACCCAGCGGCTGAGTACAAGTGGTTCTCGGCATTATGTGCCACGGCCTTGGCTTTACCGCTTGAACCTGAGGTAAAGACGATACTAGCGAGTCGCTTCGCTTGCCATTCAACACCTGACTGCGTACAAACGATTACTGTAAAAGGTTCTGCTATTAAAGACTTTTCATTGTAAGTAAAGACTAACTGCTGAGCACCTTCATGCGGTAAATCAGCGAATATATTAAGATCTGCTTCAGATAACCAAATGAACTTCGCTGCCAAGGTTTCTAATTTATCGTTTAACTGCTCACCACTTTGCTTGGGATCAAGTATCACGCAGCAAGCCCCAAGTCGTAAGCTCGCTAAATACAGCCACAGCACCGTTAAGTTGTTAGCGCTCACTGCGACTATTAAATCGCTTTCACGTACTCCTTGTTCGGTTAACTGCTTAGCATATGCGTTAACACGATCATTAACCTGCAACCAGGTAAACTGCTGCTCACCATAGGCCAAAGCGATGTGCTCAGGACGACGGTCAGTCCAATGTAGCCAAGGCCAGTCACTAAAGTTAACGTTATGGTTAGTGGCCATGTTATTACTCATCGTGTCGTTATTCATAAATAGTCACAGGTAGCTCTGAGAGTGGGAGTAAAGGTAAGCTGCAATTTGGCCAAGGTTGGAGCAACTGTTGTTTAAACACATGGACGGTATCTAAACCAGGGGGTATTTCAGGAGTCAGTGTGTGTGCCATATGTGCTAATTGCACTAACCCAAAGCTCGATTCCAAACTTGAACTGATCACCGCGATTAACCCCTGTTGATGGGCATGGGCAATTAACTTAGCGCAATAATCCACCGTGCCCGTTAGCATAGGTTTTATAATGACTGCTTTAACGATTGCATTAGCTGAACGGCTTACCGAAGAAATAAGGTCAATACCGGCATCACGTAAGCTTTCATCCCACGCAATCGCAATCCCGGTTTGTTCGGAGAAACGTAAACAGTCGCTTGGGGTATGACAAGGCTCTTCAATAAAATCGATGCGTTGACGATACTCAGCCGAGATCTGTTTAGCAAACGCTAACGCGACTGGCAATGACCAACGTCGGTTAGCATCTAAGCGTAAATGTAAATGGGGATAAGTCTGTAGTAAGTACTGTGCAACTTTACTGTCGTTAAGCGCACTTTCGTAAATCGTACTATCGTAAATAACCCCTTCGCCTGTCGCTACTGTGGCAATTTTTAACTTACATAACCGGCTCTGCAACAACTGCTTATGCTTAGCGGTGATTATTCCAATATCAGCAGCCAATAATAACGCACTGCTAGCGTCATTATCATGACTGCTGCGATGAATAGTTTGCGGTGATCCATCTTCTAACTCCAACAGCGCCATACTAAAACCAAATGCTACCGAGGGGTAACACTCGTCTAGATCTACGATGCCATCATCTAACCAGATTTTAATCACATTTTCTAGTTGTTGTTTTGCCTGTGCTGCGGTTTCGGTGCTAAACCCGGGTAAAGGAGCTATTTCTCCACGCCCTCGCTGCATGATTTCAGTTTCGCGACTCAGCTCAAGCAACCAACCTTCGCGTACCGTGACAGACTGGCCACGCAATATCATGGCGCAGTCTAATGGTAGCCGATAGTGATATAGCTTAGCCTTACGTGCCATGAATGCTGCTCCATCTACTGATTAAGCGTACTTATAAAAAGTGCCGATTAAGGATTACGCGGGAACTTATCAAAATCAGGACGACGTTTTTCATTAAAGGCATTACGGCCTTCTTGCCCTTCTTCTGTCATGTAAAACATCATCGTCGCGTTGCCGGCTAATTCTTGTAAGCCAGCTTGACCATCACAATCCGCATTTAATGCCGCTTTTAAACAGCGTAACGACATCGGGCTATGCTGTAATACTTCACGACACCAACGTACTGTTTCACGTTCTAAATCAGCCAGTGGCACAACCGTATTCACTAAGCCCATATCTTCCGCTTCTTTAGCATCATAAAAACGACACAAAAACCAAATTTCACGGGCTTTCTTTTGCCC from Moritella marina ATCC 15381 encodes the following:
- a CDS encoding NADP-dependent oxidoreductase, whose protein sequence is MTTYTAINLIKRPTGGPINADLFEVVQKPMPTVGEGEFLVKQSHMSLDPAMFGWMSPDTNSYIPPVGLGDVMRSSGIGEIVESNHPDFNVGDRMMGMMGWQEYFLSNGQGLNKVTAPLPDEAILSVFALPGLTATQGLFNVGKPKKGETIIVTGAAGSVGSIVGQLAKADGLKVIGVVGSEEKADWIVNELGFDAAINYKSDDLDAQLAEHAADGIDMYFENTGGAIQSLIIDRMNPHGRVMVCGLIADYANEIPTPGPSWLNVIKRRLTIQGFTMPDHFHEVPALLEKLTPYVMAGKIKHRSHVLAGLESSIGGLNLFFTGENKGKLIVKL
- a CDS encoding LysR family transcriptional regulator, whose protein sequence is MDQLRALKYFVKVVEHGSFSKAAELFSVPPSSLSRRVADLEKSLGATLLKRTTRAVSLTEIGQIYYQQVSEVLSLLAHSDETVRNYQSTPMGVLNISSMVGFGERILLPLLDEFRELYPQITLNISLSDDLSTLGRDEVDLAIRGGYAPDERVLAIKLMDNNFIAVAAPSYLATYGVPVNAMDLKQHKGLYFKAPNGPTPWICEIDTQWQDVSAEPVLISNNGKWLVEKAVEGLGILLMPRWALKPYIESGELTELTIMPSIKITQQANLGVFLLYQKQRYQVPKIKAAVDFLVERVQGVY
- a CDS encoding glutathione binding-like protein, which produces MSNIQLYSLGSPNGIKISIALEEMGMSYDAHSVDILKGEQFSEDFLKINPNGKIPAIIDTDGPCGQAIPIMESGAILIYLAEKSGKLIPQNPTARCEVMQWLFFQASAVGPMFGAFGHFHTYGKANCDHPYPEARFETETKRLLTILDERLQDRTYIVADEYSIADIAIFPWVMWLDMFYKASEQLELESFTHVMSWVKRCSARPATIRGFDVYGFNEIGK
- a CDS encoding LysR family transcriptional regulator yields the protein MLGLIRVFIQTVDSGSFTKAGAVLSMAPSSIARNIDNLESELGVTLFKRSTRQLLLTADGQQFLEGAIKLLAEADGLMASMHQMNVEPEGVLRISVFESFGRQFISPLLPEFLQRYPKVKIEINLDNQLIDLNSENVDIGIRIGIPADSGLHARKLLQNHTQVCASPDYLAKNGTPNKPEDLIDHNCLLLDTDRQRTYWYFKKNKQNLKIPVRGNLSSKGGTPLLEAAVYGGGIVQMSSWMMTSLIKDGKVVVCLPDWQPSLQEGSSGDIYAVYHGSKYPRPALRAFIDFLVDKIQAERM
- a CDS encoding GGDEF and EAL domain-containing protein, with product MLNINTQVIEIPESMFRGWQQTVELIAGIMNLPAALIMRVHHNDVRIFSSNDAANAVSPLLSESKQLSCYCAQVIYNCTELVIEDAALDFSWALDENINADIMAYYGLPLTWPNDQAFGTLCVLDAQAREFTPQCKLLITRFQQSMIADLTILYEKAELLHANRKLQALLSKKSMALSLSNQALLHEQDSRSALESTLVYQQEYDALTGIANQLSLVNQMDDMLESVDDDNELAVIYLGIRNFKSINNSYGYAIGDKVLLEVSQRIHQQLTTEYLVARCWGDAFAIVVRDENVVEQVIDLIARLTHAFESVLTIGDFTITTQLCFGIALADSAADRGISLVEKAEAAMTANKDTGCHYNFFTDELSAVIGERHYLESHLAEALDKQEMSVHYQPMICVKTQRVLGAEALIRWRNPILGAVAPDRFINLAEQNGQILALGNFVLRTAMKQAAQWRHSFGDDFCIAVNISPVQLRDDNLVSRVAQLLAYYQLPGTALELEITEGVLLQDEKKVTKSLAGLQRLGVSISLDDFGTGYSSLSYLQKYSFDTLKIDRSFIMNSMECEQDKELARAIIAMAKKLNLLVVAEGVETSAQHEFIVDEGCDFGQGYLYGKPVPATMFTSQYLSRQAI
- the menE gene encoding o-succinylbenzoate--CoA ligase, with amino-acid sequence MNNDTMSNNMATNHNVNFSDWPWLHWTDRRPEHIALAYGEQQFTWLQVNDRVNAYAKQLTEQGVRESDLIVAVSANNLTVLWLYLASLRLGACCVILDPKQSGEQLNDKLETLAAKFIWLSEADLNIFADLPHEGAQQLVFTYNEKSLIAEPFTVIVCTQSGVEWQAKRLASIVFTSGSSGKAKAVAHNAENHLYSAAGLLQSFAYTAQDNWLLSLPLFHVSGLAIVWRWLFAGGQLTLPATSNVIEQLSTVTHASLVPTQLKRYLHERDISTDQHAIRLKRILLGGAVIPVVLTDKAKSLGIDCWSGYGMTEMASTVTAKPADNSAGVGLLLAHRALEIDGQSIKVRGASLGMGYYYRGTLRSMTDDNGWLVTGDLGEIKCAEALVDTSVDKSWSELFILGRSDNMFISGGENIHPEHIERILLSHPLINQALVFPREDAEFGHRPIAVIDAMSHISVCEMNNYLQYKLAKFMWPLNYYTLPNNINVSGIKLNRASVQIWFASLSK
- the menC gene encoding o-succinylbenzoate synthase, encoding MARKAKLYHYRLPLDCAMILRGQSVTVREGWLLELSRETEIMQRGRGEIAPLPGFSTETAAQAKQQLENVIKIWLDDGIVDLDECYPSVAFGFSMALLELEDGSPQTIHRSSHDNDASSALLLAADIGIITAKHKQLLQSRLCKLKIATVATGEGVIYDSTIYESALNDSKVAQYLLQTYPHLHLRLDANRRWSLPVALAFAKQISAEYRQRIDFIEEPCHTPSDCLRFSEQTGIAIAWDESLRDAGIDLISSVSRSANAIVKAVIIKPMLTGTVDYCAKLIAHAHQQGLIAVISSSLESSFGLVQLAHMAHTLTPEIPPGLDTVHVFKQQLLQPWPNCSLPLLPLSELPVTIYE